One Staphylococcus ratti DNA segment encodes these proteins:
- the tagD gene encoding glycerol-3-phosphate cytidylyltransferase: protein MKRVITYGTYDLLHYGHIELLRRAREMGDYLVVALSSDEFNRIKNKKSYYNFEQRKMMLESIRYVDLVIPENDWSQKETDVEKYEIDTFVMGHDWEGEFDFLKDKCEVIYLKRTEGISTTQIKKELYGKDAK from the coding sequence GTGAAACGAGTCATAACTTATGGAACGTATGATCTTTTACACTACGGACATATCGAATTATTACGCCGTGCAAGGGAAATGGGAGACTATCTCGTTGTTGCACTATCTAGTGATGAATTTAATCGCATTAAAAATAAAAAATCTTATTATAATTTCGAACAACGAAAGATGATGTTAGAATCTATTCGTTATGTAGATTTAGTCATTCCTGAAAATGACTGGTCTCAAAAAGAAACAGATGTTGAAAAATATGAAATTGACACCTTTGTAATGGGACACGATTGGGAAGGTGAGTTTGACTTCCTTAAAGATAAATGTGAAGTTATTTATCTTAAACGTACAGAAGGTATCTCAACAACACAAATTAAAAAAGAATTATATGGCAAAGATGCAAAATAG
- the tarB gene encoding teichoic acid glycerol-phosphate primase TarB: protein MIRYWLKECYMNVLRFLMLFFQKRSIDANHVVVLMSFKEDLFPLIQKLNEQGFRVTVFAKREHLNALKNIEGISSYKMRPINVLRQLCAMANAKVIFIDNLYLLMAGFAKKEGQTVIQTWHAAGALKQFGFKDRAVNHDNVKMVRQYEKVYEATDKYLVGSAQMATCFQHAFGANYEQLVNFGVPRLSRYFQTDIEAHQEQLKAELGLGGKIAVYLPTYREDGMTNRILNKKAFEAALPEYTLLTHYHPAVQTASDDYGLSVFELIVLADVIISDYSSLPIEASLIQKPTLFYVYDEQTYEKARGLNTYFYNIPIRYKVYREKDIYQRLKQYNLKPLFEDWHEYNKPSTLNQIAIYVDRLTKI, encoded by the coding sequence ATGATACGCTATTGGCTTAAAGAGTGTTACATGAATGTGCTTCGTTTTTTGATGCTTTTCTTTCAAAAACGAAGTATAGATGCCAATCATGTCGTAGTATTAATGAGCTTTAAAGAGGATCTTTTTCCTCTCATTCAAAAATTAAATGAGCAAGGATTTCGAGTGACAGTATTTGCTAAACGAGAGCATCTGAATGCATTAAAAAATATTGAAGGTATATCGAGCTATAAAATGCGTCCAATTAATGTTTTAAGACAGTTATGTGCAATGGCAAATGCCAAAGTCATTTTTATTGATAATTTGTATTTATTAATGGCCGGTTTTGCGAAGAAAGAGGGTCAAACGGTTATTCAAACATGGCACGCAGCGGGCGCTTTGAAACAATTTGGTTTCAAAGATCGTGCAGTTAATCATGATAATGTTAAAATGGTCAGGCAATACGAAAAAGTCTATGAAGCGACGGATAAATATTTGGTTGGAAGCGCTCAAATGGCGACGTGTTTTCAGCATGCATTTGGTGCTAACTATGAACAACTTGTCAATTTTGGGGTCCCCAGGCTATCTCGATATTTCCAAACGGATATAGAAGCACATCAAGAACAGCTTAAGGCTGAATTGGGGCTTGGTGGAAAAATTGCGGTCTATTTGCCTACATATCGAGAAGACGGCATGACCAATCGAATTTTAAATAAAAAAGCGTTTGAAGCAGCGTTGCCAGAATATACACTTTTAACGCATTACCATCCAGCTGTTCAAACAGCGTCAGACGATTATGGATTGTCTGTGTTTGAGCTAATCGTACTCGCAGACGTTATCATTTCAGACTATAGTTCATTACCAATTGAAGCGAGTTTAATTCAAAAGCCGACGTTGTTTTATGTGTATGATGAACAAACTTATGAAAAGGCACGAGGATTAAATACGTATTTTTATAATATCCCTATCCGTTACAAAGTGTATAGAGAAAAGGATATTTACCAACGCCTTAAACAATATAACTTAAAACCATTATTTGAAGATTGGCATGAATATAACAAACCGTCTACATTGAACCAAATCGCAATTTATGTGGACCGTCTGACAAAAATATAA
- a CDS encoding ABC transporter permease translates to MKSVLTVLTEHVKSFYLVQRLAQFQLKITNHNNYLGLAWEIINPVIQIMVYWFVFGFGIRSNHPIDGIPFIYWLLVGISMWFFINQGILEGTKSITMKYGQVAKMNFPLSIIPTYIVTSKLYGHLVLVFAIVALCTVVGIPPSIYIIQLIIYIPFAYLITTSIALLTSTLGVLVRDTQMAMQALLRVLFYASPILWVPKPGSLPEKIMMFNPIYFIAESYRAAILFHEWYFIEHGELALYNIFVTVVFFVVGSMLHMRYRDHFADFM, encoded by the coding sequence ATGAAATCTGTTTTAACCGTGCTAACAGAGCACGTAAAGAGTTTTTATCTTGTTCAACGTTTAGCACAGTTCCAACTGAAAATCACAAACCATAATAATTATCTGGGTTTAGCGTGGGAAATCATAAACCCGGTTATTCAAATTATGGTATATTGGTTTGTCTTTGGTTTTGGAATTCGAAGCAATCATCCGATTGATGGCATTCCATTTATTTATTGGTTACTCGTTGGCATTAGCATGTGGTTCTTTATCAATCAAGGGATTTTAGAAGGGACAAAATCCATTACGATGAAGTATGGTCAAGTGGCGAAAATGAATTTCCCACTATCCATTATCCCGACTTATATTGTGACAAGTAAGTTATACGGACATCTTGTACTGGTGTTTGCGATTGTTGCATTATGTACCGTTGTTGGGATTCCACCTTCTATATATATTATCCAATTAATTATATATATCCCGTTTGCGTATTTGATTACAACTTCTATCGCATTGTTGACTTCTACATTAGGTGTCCTCGTGCGAGATACGCAAATGGCGATGCAAGCTTTATTAAGGGTTCTTTTCTATGCGTCACCGATACTTTGGGTACCTAAACCAGGTTCGTTGCCAGAAAAGATTATGATGTTTAATCCAATTTATTTCATTGCAGAGAGTTATCGTGCGGCAATATTATTCCATGAATGGTATTTTATTGAGCATGGGGAACTCGCTTTATATAACATATTTGTTACAGTAGTATTCTTTGTTGTTGGGTCGATGTTGCATATGCGCTACAGAGATCACTTTGCAGACTTTATGTAA